GGTGGCTATTTCGGGAGCCATCGGATTCGTCGGACTCATTGTTCCGCACGCGGTCCGGTCGTTCACGGGAGTGAGCCACCGGTACGTGATTCCTGCCGGCTTCCTGGCAGGGGGCCTTTTCCTCGTCCTTGCCGACGTGCTGTCCATGGTCCTGTTGCCCAACCAACAACTGCCCGTCGGGATCGTAACCGCCCTTGCCGGGGTACCCTTCTTCCTTTTGCTGCTGCGTCGCGGATCGTACCGCTTCCATACGTGAACATGAAACTGAAAGACATCCAGGCTCCGATTTCAGCCGAGTTGGACGACTTCCGTGCGTACTTCCGGACGGCCATGCGCAACGACGTGCGCCTGTTGGACCTGATTGTCCAGTACCTGTTGCGCCAGAAGGGCAAGCAACTGCGTCCCACGCTCGTACTGCTTTCCGCCAAGGCCGCCGGGCAGGTCGGCGAATCCACGTTCCGGGGCGCGGCCCTGGTCGAACTGCTCCATACCGCGACATTGGTCCACGATGATGTGGTTGACGATGCAGACCGCCGTCGCGGCGTCTTCTCCATCAATGCCCTCTGGAAGAACAAGATTGCCGTCCTGCTGGGCGACTTCCTTCTCAGCCGGGGTCTGCTCATGGCCCTCGATACCAAGGAGTATGCCTTGTTGCACGTAGTATCCGATGCGGTCCGACGGATGAGCGAAGGAGAATTGCTGCAGATTGAAAAAGCCCGGAAGCTGAACATCGACGAGGAAACCTATTTCCGGATCATCTCCGACAAGACGGCCTCCCTGCTTTCCGCGTGTACCCGATGCGGAGCCGTGAGTGTAGGCGCGCCTGAAGAGACGGTGGAGCGACTGAGCCGATTCGGGGAGTCGCTCGGGATTGCGTTCCAGATCCGGGATGACCTGTTTGACTTCGGCGCCAATGACGTCGGCAAGCCCCTTGGCATCGACATCAAGGAAAAAAAGATGACGTTGCCCCTCATCCACGCCCTGCGGCATGCGTCGGCATCGGACCGGAGAAGCATCCTGCGGATGATGCGGTCGGACAGCAAGTCACCCAAGGATCTGGAGACCATCCTTTCTTTCGTCCGCAACAGCGGGGGATTGGAATACGCCACGGAAGAAATGAACCGCCATGCGTCCCTGGCGCGGGAAGAACTGCTGGAGTTGCCGGAGTCCGAGGCCAGGAATGCCCTGGACAACCTGGTTACGTTTACCATCAATCGGGCCAAATAGAGCCGTCCATCTCTGACAGATACGCCGTGGCCAGCCGGTTGAAACGTCGCGGTTGCTCGATGTTGCAGACATGCCCGGCTCCCTGCAGGACTTCCAGCCGGGCATTCGGACTCGCAGCCACGATGCGACGAACCGGCGGCAGGAACAGATAGTCCCGGGCACCCATGATATACATGGACGGGCACGATTTCGCGGCGTCGGCCCAGGCACGCATCCGTCCGTTGACCTCGCGAGTCATGCGCATCCACCGGCGGAATTCATCCGGTCGCACGGACTTCGCCTCGCGTCGGAAAACGGCACGGGCTTCGCGGGCTTTCCGCCCCGGCATGATGATCCAGGCCAGCATACCGTACAACGTACTGAAGGGCACGATGTACTTCAGGAAGTGACCGGATGCCACCAGCGCTCGGGCCACCGGTGTGAAACCGGCAACGGCTCCCGCATACACGGCCGCCCGGATCCGGTCGGGATACAGATCGACCAGGGTCCGAATGAGGATGGTGCCCAGGGATACACCCACGAAGTAGGCGGATCGGATCCCTGCGTGATCCAACACGTCCATCACGTCCTCGGCAATGGAGTTGAGGGTATACGGCCGACCTTGCCCGTCGTAATCGGCCGAACGACCGTGTCCCCGGAGGTCAACCAGCAGGATGTTGAAATCGGGACGAAAAGCCCGCACCTGTTTGAACCAGACGGCCGAAGACCCTCCCGCACCGTGGATGAAGACCACCCAGGAATGGTCGGGAGACGATTCATATGTACGATGGAACAGCATTCCGCCGTCGTACGATGATCGGCGTCCAATGTCCCCGACCTTCCGTACCTTGGCGGGACACGAATCCAGTCCGGAATGCGCGTTCAATTCTGGGGGGTGCGGGGCTCCATTCCGGTCCCGGGTCCCGAGACCATGAAATACGGCGGCAACACGCCCTGCCTGACGGTATCCCTCGACGAGTCCCACACGCTCATCCTGGATGCCGGAACGGGCCTTGCCGCCTACGGTCGCACGCTTCCCGAGCGGGAGCACACGTACATCGTTGCCCTTTCGCACGTCCACTGGGATCACATCCACGGGTTTCCCATGTTCGCGCCCCTGATGGCGGCCGGCACCCGGGTTGTTTTCCTGACCGGGATGGAGCCGTCCTTCATGGACCATTTGCTTTCCCAGATGGACGGGATCCACTTTCCGGTGCCGGCCGACGCATTCCCTGTCCGCTGGGAACAGGATTCCGGATCGGGCCAGGCGACCCTTGGCCCCTTGGGGGTGGCGTTTTCCTGGATGCCCGTGAACCACTCCGGGACGTGTTTCGCCTACCGTATTTCAGGACCGGAGGGTGATCTGGTCTACATGACGGACAACGAGCTGGGCCCGGAGCACGCAGACGTGGTCGCGTTCTGCCGGGATGCGGACGTACTGGTCCACGATGCCCAATACACCGCAGCGGAACGATCCCGAAAAACGGGCTGGGGTCACAGTTTCGTACCGGATGTTTGCCGGCTCGCTGAGCAGGCCGGAGTCCGTGAGCTCATCCTGTTCCACCACGATCCGATTCGGACCGATGTGGAACTGGACGCCATCCAGGCACAAGCCCGCGCCATTCTCGGTCCTTCGATTGCCTGCGTTGCAGCCGCCGAAGGCATGCACAGGGAGTTGTGAATGTCCAGACCTGAATTGCGCGCTGCGTTTCACTTCCGGAAGGTGTTCGGATCCGACCCTGATGTCATAACGTCTGCACCCGGACGCCTGGAAATCCTGGGCAACCACCTGGACCACACCGGTGGATGCGTCGTGGGCGCGGCCATCGACCGGCGACTGTACGTGGCCATCGCCCTGCGATCCGATTCGGGTATCCGGTTGGCATCGGATATCATGCCGGATCCGCCGGTGCTGACCACGATTTCGCGCCATGCTACCGACGCCTGGCCGGATTGGGCGGCGTATCCCCTTGGCATTGTCAACGAACTGCTGGTACAGGGCATGGAGATGGGTGGGTTCGACCTGGCTGTCGTATCGGACATTCCAGCCGGTGCCGGATTGTCATCGAGCGCGGCCCTGGAAACCGCCACCGCCCTGGCCCTCTCACAGGCATTCGGCCTGTATCTGGACCGCTCCGTCATCGCGGCCCTCTCACAACGGGCGGAAAACCGGTTTGTCGGGGTCCCGTGCGGCCTCCTTGACCAGACCGTGGTCGCCCATGCACAACCCGAGGAACTGGTCGTCTTCGACAGTGCGCTCCAGCGGCATCATACCATCCGCCTTCCTGCCGGAACGCGGATCCTGG
The Rhodothermales bacterium genome window above contains:
- a CDS encoding polyprenyl synthetase family protein, which encodes MKLKDIQAPISAELDDFRAYFRTAMRNDVRLLDLIVQYLLRQKGKQLRPTLVLLSAKAAGQVGESTFRGAALVELLHTATLVHDDVVDDADRRRGVFSINALWKNKIAVLLGDFLLSRGLLMALDTKEYALLHVVSDAVRRMSEGELLQIEKARKLNIDEETYFRIISDKTASLLSACTRCGAVSVGAPEETVERLSRFGESLGIAFQIRDDLFDFGANDVGKPLGIDIKEKKMTLPLIHALRHASASDRRSILRMMRSDSKSPKDLETILSFVRNSGGLEYATEEMNRHASLAREELLELPESEARNALDNLVTFTINRAK
- a CDS encoding alpha/beta fold hydrolase, with the protein product MLFHRTYESSPDHSWVVFIHGAGGSSAVWFKQVRAFRPDFNILLVDLRGHGRSADYDGQGRPYTLNSIAEDVMDVLDHAGIRSAYFVGVSLGTILIRTLVDLYPDRIRAAVYAGAVAGFTPVARALVASGHFLKYIVPFSTLYGMLAWIIMPGRKAREARAVFRREAKSVRPDEFRRWMRMTREVNGRMRAWADAAKSCPSMYIMGARDYLFLPPVRRIVAASPNARLEVLQGAGHVCNIEQPRRFNRLATAYLSEMDGSIWPD
- a CDS encoding MBL fold metallo-hydrolase — protein: MRVQFWGVRGSIPVPGPETMKYGGNTPCLTVSLDESHTLILDAGTGLAAYGRTLPEREHTYIVALSHVHWDHIHGFPMFAPLMAAGTRVVFLTGMEPSFMDHLLSQMDGIHFPVPADAFPVRWEQDSGSGQATLGPLGVAFSWMPVNHSGTCFAYRISGPEGDLVYMTDNELGPEHADVVAFCRDADVLVHDAQYTAAERSRKTGWGHSFVPDVCRLAEQAGVRELILFHHDPIRTDVELDAIQAQARAILGPSIACVAAAEGMHREL
- a CDS encoding galactokinase family protein, with product MSRPELRAAFHFRKVFGSDPDVITSAPGRLEILGNHLDHTGGCVVGAAIDRRLYVAIALRSDSGIRLASDIMPDPPVLTTISRHATDAWPDWAAYPLGIVNELLVQGMEMGGFDLAVVSDIPAGAGLSSSAALETATALALSQAFGLYLDRSVIAALSQRAENRFVGVPCGLLDQTVVAHAQPEELVVFDSALQRHHTIRLPAGTRILVAQSHVQHRLADSPYEQRVNECLGATMSLERFIPGMRNLAELHPLDVAVYGHALEPVLARRARHITEESERVRAFLDALSRDDQVAAGALLSASHESSRTLFENSIPELDALVATLTAFRGIAGARLTGAGWGGSVLAWCPDGIPKGLPERLKATYTELFDAELQVWDTGLSDGLRLESATR